In Brassica napus cultivar Da-Ae chromosome A5 unlocalized genomic scaffold, Da-Ae chrA05_Random_43, whole genome shotgun sequence, the sequence tccagaaaaaaaaattggcgaCTTTACCTGTCTGAGCATGTAGTCATACCCTACACTCGCTACAGCTTCTCTTGAAAAAACGTTGTACATGAAATCAGTTGCAAGTGAGACCTGATCATGAGAAGAAGGTGTCATGTTTTATCTCTATCTCTGTAGGGTTATAAGATGTTTTACCTTGTCGGAAACCTTCTGAACATAGTTCATAAGAAGAAGACCAGTGCTTGCAACTTGCCCAGAGGCGACCTGTTGGTAAAGAAAACGTTCTTAGTATGATAAGGACACAAACGGTTAGagtattgttgttgttgaaacgAATGAGAAGAGGAATTACCATCTTATCAGTTTCGTATCTTGCAGCGTAACCTATACCCGACTTCCGAGGCCCACCAGCCCAGAAAACTTCCCCACCCAATGATAGACGTGGTGTCACACTCTGTCCAATATTTCATGAAAAATACAATTGAGTACACTGAAACACTAAACAAAAACAAGCAACATCTCTCACATGCACCGTACCAAAAAGTTTTAATATCACAGATCTAAACTCTAAAGACTGATAACAGATgaaatattaacttttcttaTCGCCATAAAACTAACCATGAGTTATGACCACAACATGTTGGTTCATATCTCATCACAGCTTTACAGCTAGATGAATAAATTCAAATATGGCTAGCCCTTTCCTTAACTATATGACTTTGCGCAGAaagatttacaaaaaaaatgcagCTGTTGCTAAGGAACAATAGTCCACTTTACCTGAATATAGTTAGCTCCAATTAGAGCACTGTTCCCAAATTGAAGTTGGGCTCTGTAGTCTGATCCCTACACAAACATGAGACAAGAAAAACTTCAGACGAACCAAAAGCTAGCAAAGGTGCTATCACAAGGATGAATGAAAAGCTGGGGAAATTCCTCACCATGTAATCAAAGTGAAACATTGCACTCGACATATGAGGCTCATTTGTTATCTGGAAAAGAGTGTAAACAAAGATGTTACATACAAGATTTTCAGAGAATGAATGTACACCATAGAACAAACAAATTCTCACTTACCTGAGCATTCGCCTTCATCATCAACTTATCAGTTAAATCAGCTCTCACTCTTGCACTAGTTCTACCATCAGTCATAACCCTTCCAACAAGCATCAGCTGCATATCtttattttgtcattttttttccaTATCTTCTTGATAGCCACAAGTATACAGAACAAAACGACTAGCATACCTTTGGGTCAGCATAATTGGCACCAAACTCATAGTGGGCAGTTGGAATTTTGATGGTAGTGTCAGGTGACTGAGAAGGAACTTCCATTGGCCCCATCATTACactgtttaaaaaaattcgTTACAAAGCTTAACGAGAGAaacgaaaaaaagaaattttttcaccAATAACTGTAAAAACACAATCTTTCTACCTGTGGCAGAGAGCAAACTTTTGATTCAGCCCCTTGGTAAAGTCGAAGCGAAAACCCTCAAAATTCTCTGTCTTTAAAGAAACTGCAAAGAGTAATGAAACCACAGTTACAAAACAACGGGAAAGCTAAACTTAAATGCTTCACAACACAGGAAGTAACCATTACGAGGAGCCATTCAGGATCATGTGAATAAGATTTGACAACAAACAAACACTTTGAAAGAGCTGAATGAAACAGTTTCACAAACATTATGCAGCTACAAtctcatttttaattatttaagaatCATTAACAAAAGTGTCATTAACCTAACTCGATCCAATGCACTAAAGCAACACTCATCTTCTAGATTGAGTCATTCCAAACAACACAGATCAGATCACCCACACGGATtgagatattttaaaaaagaagaagaaaaaaattctaGATCGAGAAGAAGTAGATAATGATGTACTGAACTGTAAGCTTCACGGTGGAGTTCATCGTAGGGAACAGGGCAAGGGAGATTCGAGTAATCGACTTTCTCGTCGACTTTAGGCTTGTCGTCGATTTGAGCCGTCACGAGAGGTGGGAAAAGATCCGCCATCGCCGAGAATCCCTAACGGcgagagtagagagagagaggaggaggaagtgTGTTAAGGGTTTTCTCTTGTGATTTTGGGGGCGAGATCCtctcttttgggttttgttgCCTTTCAAGGGTTTTGTAGCTTcgttttctcttttttaatcCAAATTCGGTTATTAAACTTAAACCGGTTCTGGACCGTTCATTCCCCGGTCTCATTCAATTCGGCTAAGGACGGACCATTTAATTTCATctggtttaataataaagaacaCATGCAAGTGATTTCATTTTACTGGTGCCCTGTACAAActtactactttttttttttggtctataTGTTAAGTACAAACTTACTAGTTCTAGAATGTGAAAGTATATGTACTACATAAACGTTGCAGTTTTAGTCGTTCAGTAACTTCAGTTAGTTAAGCAAACCAAATATGTGCATAACCAAACATACCATCGGTTACGAGTGGTGTTGTAAGTTGTAACCGATGACATCAGGACGTTTCGGCCTTGGTAACTTACATATATCGTCGTGTTGGCCAGGATGCGGGATAAGCACCTTCAGCGATGAATTTCAATGTTATGGGACTTAATCAGCCCAATATGTACTCCTGTGTCCTGACATTGCTTCTCTACATCTCGAACATTCTCTACTTTGAAGATGTTTTTAGACTCTGTGTTCAAGGCCGGTCCTGGGCTAAAGCTCATAAAACAAGGGCTTTAGACGCCAAAAGTTATTAGTCTTTTAGAGGCGCCAAACTAAGGTAAAAGGCTGTTTAGCGTAGTGGCTTTG encodes:
- the LOC106428795 gene encoding mitochondrial import receptor subunit TOM40-1, whose translation is MADLFPPLVTAQIDDKPKVDEKVDYSNLPCPVPYDELHREAYISLKTENFEGFRFDFTKGLNQKFALCHSVMMGPMEVPSQSPDTTIKIPTAHYEFGANYADPKLMLVGRVMTDGRTSARVRADLTDKLMMKANAQITNEPHMSSAMFHFDYMGSDYRAQLQFGNSALIGANYIQSVTPRLSLGGEVFWAGGPRKSGIGYAARYETDKMVASGQVASTGLLLMNYVQKVSDKVSLATDFMYNVFSREAVASVGYDYMLRQARVRGKIDSNGIASALLEERLSMGLNFLISAELDHKKKDYKFGFGLTVG